The following nucleotide sequence is from Ochotona princeps isolate mOchPri1 chromosome 24, mOchPri1.hap1, whole genome shotgun sequence.
gatggactatgtcaatcagtggactctgcaccagcctcatcgtacctggactgttgctgatgatatgttggagcttctaattgatcgaggtgacgctctgctggctctgccctcggacctgagagggcctcactaagaggtcgttgaatttggtcaatgggatgctggactctatgtatggtgtatgcttgcaatgagggaatcccagaacaacttgagctgtggctatgcaacaggatggaaaaatccaccgaggggggagggtttggagtgaaggggggagaatcccagtacctatgagttatgtcacgtaatacattgtaattaatggagaaaaaataataaaatttaaaaaaaaagtaaatacataaacatatgtaaaaaaaatatttaaaagaattaaaatgctaACAGAAAGctatagaaaaaacatttttaacaacagtggctattttttttttgctagtaacACTTTTATTACATCATCAAGATGAAAGAAGCACAAAACACTTAATCTAAGGAACTAAGAAAACATCAGGCAATTGCTAGAGCACTACTACAAATACAACCTTGAGCTACAGTCAAAATGAGGCCATTCAAACATTTTGGTCATCATCCCAGTCTTTCTTCCCCCCAGGAGGCTTGGGTCCACCGGCTGGTTTTGCCATGATGATCTGATGCACTCTAAGCACAGTGAGTGCAGCATTTGTGGCCAGTTTGATAGCCCAGTACTTTCCTAGGTAAGTATCTAGAACACCAGCTTCCAACATGTCCTTTACAGCAGGAACTGCTGCCTCAATGTCCAATCCAACATTCTTATTTCCTTCTTGATGTACTGCATAAAGTTTAGAGATTACTTCATTGGGCTTAACAGCGGTGTTTTCTGCCAGTGCCCGGGGAATAGCTTCGAATGCCTCAGCAAACTTCTTCATAGCATACTGTTCCAGGCCAGGACATGTCTCTCCATACGATGTGATCTGTTTGGCCAATTCAATTTCTGTTGCTCCACCTCCAGGTACAAGACGTTTATCCCTTGTCAGAACTTTGAAAGTATTAacaccatcatctactgctcttTCTATATCGTCCATCAAGTTGTCCGTGGAGCCTCGAAGTACTATGGTGGAAATAGCAACATCTTCCTTTTCATGCTGAAAAACCACCACTTGTGTGTCTCCAACTTCTGAGAGGTAAACACTATCACACTGCCCCATTTCTTCAAGGCCAGGAGGAGTCAATCTGGGAAGAGCCGTAGCACCAACGGTTTTACAAAGTCTTCTGAAATCCCATTTAGAGTTCAGCCTTACCAACATAATATTGTATTTCTTTGCATAATGAAGAGCCATGTCTGCCACTTTGCCACCAGTCACTATTACAtttgcaccagcagcagcaatagctttGACTTGTGTATCCGAGAGATTTTCTTCTCCCTTACTAAAATGCATCAATTCCTCAGCAGTCTTTATCAATACAGTTCCCTTGGTTTCTGTTATCAGGCCATCAAAAGGACAAGAGTATACTGCTATTTTTGAGTCTTGGACAGATGTTACATCACCTTCGGTTTCTTTCTTAAAAACCATGCCATGTAAAACTGAGGAGGAATAGATCCCAGGGCCCAGGATTTTACAAACTCTGATGTTATCAACATTGAAATGGCCAGAATCAGGAAAAAAGCACATGCCTGAGCAATGAGCTTGGCCAGAAACCCT
It contains:
- the LOC131483267 gene encoding LOW QUALITY PROTEIN: T-complex protein 1 subunit theta-like (The sequence of the model RefSeq protein was modified relative to this genomic sequence to represent the inferred CDS: inserted 1 base in 1 codon), whose protein sequence is MAHHVPKAPGFAQMLKEGAKHFSGLEEAVYSNIQACKELAHTPRTTYGPDGKNKMVINHLEKLFVTNDAATILKELEVQHPAAKMTVMASHMQEQEVGDGTNFVLIFAGALLELAEELLRNGLSVSEVIEGYEIACKKAHEILPDLVCCSAKNLRNVDEVSSLVCTSIMSKQYGNEGFLAKLIAQACXFFPDSGHFNVDNIRVCKILGPGIYSSSVLHGMVFKKETEGDVTSVQDSKIAVYSCPFDGLITETKGTVLIKTAEELMHFSKGEENLSDTQVKAIAAAGANVIVTGGKVADMALHYAKKYNIMLVRLNSKWDFRRLCKTVGATALPRLTPPGLEEMGQCDSVYLSEVGDTQVVVFQHEKEDVAISTIVLRGSTDNLMDDIERAVDDGVNTFKVLTRDKRLVPGGGATEIELAKQITSYGETCPGLEQYAMKKFAEAFEAIPRALAENTAVKPNEVISKLYAVHQEGNKNVGLDIEAAVPAVKDMLEAGVLDTYLGKYWAIKLATNAALTVLRVHQIIMAKPAGGPKPPGGKKDWDDDQNV